A single region of the Terriglobia bacterium genome encodes:
- a CDS encoding ABC transporter ATP-binding protein: protein MLLIADIVRQFERGPRIEASLRIADSASITILFGPSGAGKTTVLRCIAGLERIDSGRVEFDGTDWTHVPPQKRPVGYLFQDYALFPHLRVRENIGYSLKRSPAAIEQIAATLQVDGLLDRWPDELSGGQQQRVALARALARKPRLLLLDEPLSALDAATREHVRSELLQTLRKLGIPAIVVTHDWVDALTLGDRMVVMSGGRVLQTGSPQDVLTRPQHTEVAAAAGVDTVVPGRIQRRDGGIAMLQVGSAVLASADTPVDASDFYVCIRGEDVTLEKGRAEQSSARNHLQGHVCDVVPAGVLTKVVMDVGFELVALVTRQAIADLGIVTGSEVFAVFKASAVHLIPKA from the coding sequence TTGCTTCTGATCGCCGACATCGTCAGGCAGTTTGAACGTGGGCCGCGCATCGAAGCGTCGCTGCGGATTGCAGACAGTGCCTCGATCACGATTTTATTCGGACCGTCCGGCGCCGGAAAAACCACCGTTCTCCGATGCATCGCGGGCCTCGAGCGCATCGATTCCGGGCGGGTCGAATTTGACGGTACCGACTGGACGCATGTTCCACCGCAGAAGCGGCCCGTCGGCTACCTGTTTCAGGATTACGCGCTGTTTCCGCACCTTCGCGTCCGGGAAAATATCGGTTATTCCCTCAAGCGTTCTCCGGCAGCGATCGAGCAGATCGCCGCGACATTACAGGTCGACGGACTGCTCGATCGCTGGCCGGACGAACTATCCGGCGGACAGCAGCAGCGCGTCGCCCTGGCTCGGGCGCTCGCCCGAAAGCCGCGATTGCTGCTTCTGGACGAGCCTTTGTCCGCCCTGGATGCTGCAACACGCGAGCACGTGAGGTCCGAGCTTTTGCAGACGCTGAGGAAATTAGGAATCCCGGCCATCGTGGTGACGCACGACTGGGTGGACGCCCTGACACTCGGCGATCGCATGGTTGTGATGAGCGGTGGACGCGTCCTGCAAACCGGATCTCCGCAGGATGTCCTGACACGGCCGCAGCATACCGAGGTGGCCGCCGCGGCCGGCGTCGACACGGTTGTTCCTGGGCGCATCCAACGCCGGGATGGAGGAATCGCGATGCTGCAGGTCGGATCGGCCGTTCTCGCATCGGCGGATACTCCCGTCGATGCTTCCGACTTCTACGTCTGCATCCGTGGCGAAGACGTGACTTTGGAGAAAGGACGGGCGGAGCAAAGCAGCGCGCGAAATCACCTGCAGGGCCACGTCTGCGATGTTGTGCCTGCAGGCGTTCTGACAAAGGTTGTTATGGACGTCGGCTTCGAGCTCGTCGCGCTGGTGACGCGCCAGGCCATCGCCGACCTCGGAATTGTGACGGGTTCCGAAGTGTTTGCGGTTTTCAAAGCGTCGGCCGTTCACCTGATTCCGAAGGCATAA
- the modB gene encoding molybdate ABC transporter permease subunit produces the protein MNWQAFATTLELASLTALILAIIGLPISYWIAFSKWRWKFIVEAVVALPLVLPPTVLGFYVLVALGPRSPIGRWYETLAGHGLPFTFQGLVVASVLYSLPFAVQPTAAAFGSVDRKYIEASWMLGASNRETFFRVIIPQSWAGLMTGIILSFAHTLGEFGVVLMVGGNIPGVTRTLSMDIYDQVQALNYSSAAVTSVVLLFFSFVILSVVYGLNRKVWFFASDRRHRQAV, from the coding sequence ATGAACTGGCAAGCCTTCGCCACAACCCTGGAACTGGCCTCGCTTACTGCTTTAATCCTCGCGATCATCGGATTGCCGATCAGTTACTGGATAGCATTCTCGAAATGGCGATGGAAATTCATCGTTGAAGCGGTGGTCGCACTGCCGCTGGTTTTGCCGCCGACCGTGCTGGGATTTTACGTCCTGGTAGCGCTCGGGCCGCGCAGTCCCATCGGCCGCTGGTATGAGACGCTGGCCGGTCATGGTTTGCCGTTTACATTTCAGGGACTGGTTGTGGCGTCGGTCCTCTACAGTCTTCCTTTTGCTGTGCAGCCGACCGCGGCCGCCTTCGGTTCCGTCGACCGGAAGTACATCGAGGCCTCATGGATGCTTGGAGCGTCCAACAGGGAGACGTTTTTTCGAGTCATCATTCCGCAGTCGTGGGCCGGCCTGATGACCGGCATCATCCTGAGTTTTGCGCACACGCTCGGCGAGTTTGGAGTGGTGTTGATGGTTGGCGGGAACATCCCCGGAGTTACCCGTACGCTCTCGATGGATATCTACGACCAGGTGCAGGCATTGAACTACTCGTCGGCTGCGGTCACATCTGTCGTGTTGCTTTTCTTCTCCTTCGTCATTCTTTCCGTTGTCTACGGGCTCAATCGAAAGGTGTGGTTCTTTGCTTCTGATCGCCGACATCGTCAGGCAGTTTGA
- the modA gene encoding molybdate ABC transporter substrate-binding protein: MGLSILSILALAINVAAASDLSFPIKEIVQAYQQQTGNEVRLTLGSSGNFFTQIQNGAPFDVFLSADIDYPKQLEKGGQAVPGSTFIYGIGSIVLWVPKSSPLKIETLGMQALLDPKVKKISIANPEHAPYGRAAEAALKAAAVYDRVKSKLVFGENISQAAQFVQSGAADVGIIAHSLASSEPMAGGRQWQVPQNLYPRLEQGAVLLKHGGAEAKAFELWLQSPASRKIFEKYGFKVE, translated from the coding sequence ATGGGCCTCTCGATCCTTTCGATTCTTGCACTTGCAATCAATGTCGCGGCGGCCTCCGACTTGAGTTTTCCGATCAAAGAGATCGTTCAAGCGTACCAGCAGCAGACTGGAAACGAGGTCCGGCTGACGCTGGGATCCTCCGGAAACTTCTTTACCCAGATCCAGAACGGAGCCCCTTTTGACGTCTTCCTTTCCGCCGATATTGATTATCCGAAGCAGCTCGAAAAGGGCGGTCAGGCGGTGCCCGGCTCTACCTTTATATATGGGATCGGTTCGATCGTCCTCTGGGTGCCGAAAAGTTCGCCTTTGAAGATCGAAACACTCGGGATGCAGGCATTGCTGGATCCGAAGGTCAAAAAGATCTCGATCGCGAATCCGGAACACGCTCCCTACGGCCGCGCCGCCGAGGCTGCGTTGAAGGCTGCGGCGGTGTATGACCGGGTCAAGAGCAAGCTCGTTTTCGGGGAAAACATTTCGCAGGCCGCGCAATTCGTTCAGTCCGGCGCCGCGGACGTTGGGATTATCGCTCACTCGCTTGCTTCCTCCGAGCCGATGGCGGGCGGCCGTCAATGGCAGGTTCCTCAGAATCTCTATCCGCGTCTCGAACAAGGCGCTGTGCTTTTGAAGCACGGTGGGGCCGAAGCGAAGGCCTTTGAGCTGTGGCTGCAGTCTCCAGCTTCTCGAAAGATCTTCGAGAAGTATGGCTTCAAAGTGGAATGA
- a CDS encoding nitrite/sulfite reductase produces MPTWKEKLAGRMDPQIAEEVDVFETQIALRKAGKMDEKVFAETRLRRGCYGQRYDNGHRHDGVRTQQLEFPSDLTKGPETFWDAPGMQRIKIPFGGLNPDQLDTLAELAEEYSDGILHVTTRQDFQLHYVHIEDTPNIMRRLAAVGITTREACGNSVRNVTACPIAGVCRSESFDVTPYAKAAAKFMLGHPDAQGFGRKFKIAFSGCREEACGLTSLHDVGCIAATRSENGNEKRGFEVYVGGGLGAVPQQAKLMNDFVAEDELLPLIQSIGRVFARLGEKKNRAAARLKFLITKLGLDEFRRLVDEERKILPADSRWSSYIPDVARYQESPKHGPTHLNGQQRPEGFEKWHLTNVYRQRQEGYAAAAITLPLGDLTAAQARQVANLARRFTGDNLRTTVEQNILLRWVSEADLPDLYRELGRAGLGEPGAGTILDVVACPGTDTCKLGIASSRGLAGEIRSRLSERLFALDESVRNLHIKISGCFNSCGQHHIADLGFYGTSRTIANRKIPHFQVVLGGKWQDNAGAYGLAIGTVPSKRVPDVIDSITARYVRERKGTETFQAFIKRIGKQECRAMIEPFMEVPAYEKDRSIYSDWGDPREFTIGDMGVGECAGEVISVSQFDLADAERLVFDAQLQLEHENYTQADSLAYRAMTQAAMALVKTQFIDVGDNADVIVAEFRSRFFDTGLLGDRYAGNKFAEYLFRRHDSPPQEHTIDQAHRIIEEAQLFIEATYACHDSLAERGARGMVVAPVHSGKAAGKL; encoded by the coding sequence ATGCCCACCTGGAAAGAAAAACTCGCTGGTCGTATGGACCCGCAGATTGCTGAAGAAGTCGATGTTTTCGAGACACAAATCGCGCTGCGCAAAGCCGGCAAAATGGACGAAAAAGTCTTTGCCGAAACGCGGCTGCGGCGGGGTTGTTACGGCCAGCGTTACGACAATGGACATCGCCATGACGGAGTCCGTACCCAGCAGCTCGAGTTTCCAAGCGATCTGACGAAAGGGCCGGAAACCTTCTGGGACGCGCCGGGCATGCAGCGCATCAAGATTCCTTTTGGCGGGTTGAATCCGGACCAGTTGGATACTCTGGCGGAGCTCGCTGAGGAATACTCCGACGGCATCCTTCACGTGACGACACGGCAGGATTTTCAGCTGCACTATGTCCACATTGAAGACACGCCAAACATCATGCGGCGTCTCGCTGCCGTGGGAATTACGACTCGCGAAGCGTGCGGCAATTCGGTCCGCAACGTCACCGCCTGTCCGATTGCCGGTGTATGCCGGAGTGAATCATTTGATGTAACGCCCTACGCGAAGGCTGCCGCAAAATTCATGCTCGGCCATCCCGATGCGCAGGGCTTCGGACGCAAATTCAAGATCGCCTTTTCGGGATGCCGGGAAGAAGCCTGCGGCCTGACCAGCTTGCACGATGTGGGCTGTATTGCCGCCACTCGCAGCGAGAACGGCAACGAAAAACGTGGATTTGAAGTTTACGTAGGGGGCGGCCTGGGCGCCGTCCCGCAGCAGGCCAAGCTGATGAATGACTTCGTCGCCGAAGACGAATTGCTCCCGCTGATACAGTCGATCGGCCGTGTCTTTGCGCGCCTGGGGGAGAAAAAGAACCGGGCGGCCGCGCGTTTGAAGTTTCTGATCACGAAGCTGGGACTCGACGAGTTCCGCCGGCTGGTCGATGAAGAACGGAAGATCTTGCCCGCCGATTCGCGGTGGTCGAGCTACATTCCGGATGTCGCGCGATACCAGGAATCTCCGAAACATGGCCCGACGCATCTGAACGGCCAGCAGCGGCCTGAAGGATTCGAGAAGTGGCACCTGACGAATGTCTATCGCCAGCGCCAGGAAGGTTACGCGGCTGCCGCAATCACGCTTCCGCTTGGCGATCTGACGGCTGCGCAGGCGAGGCAGGTCGCCAACCTCGCTCGCCGGTTTACGGGTGACAATCTTCGGACGACGGTCGAACAGAACATTCTCCTGAGATGGGTTTCGGAAGCGGATCTGCCGGACCTGTACCGCGAACTCGGGCGCGCCGGATTGGGAGAACCCGGAGCGGGCACCATTCTCGACGTGGTGGCGTGTCCTGGAACGGATACCTGCAAGCTCGGCATCGCTTCGTCGCGCGGGCTGGCCGGAGAAATCCGCTCCCGGCTGTCGGAGCGGCTGTTTGCGCTGGACGAGTCGGTCCGCAATCTTCATATCAAGATCAGCGGCTGCTTCAATTCGTGCGGGCAGCATCACATCGCGGACCTCGGATTCTATGGAACCAGCCGGACGATCGCGAATCGCAAGATTCCGCACTTCCAGGTGGTGCTCGGCGGAAAATGGCAGGACAACGCGGGAGCGTACGGCCTTGCGATCGGAACGGTTCCTTCCAAGCGGGTGCCGGACGTCATCGACAGCATCACCGCCCGGTACGTTCGCGAACGCAAGGGAACCGAAACTTTCCAGGCTTTCATCAAGCGCATCGGAAAGCAGGAATGCCGCGCGATGATCGAGCCGTTCATGGAAGTGCCGGCGTACGAAAAAGACCGCTCGATCTATTCCGATTGGGGCGATCCGCGCGAGTTTACGATCGGCGACATGGGGGTAGGCGAGTGCGCCGGCGAGGTCATCTCGGTAAGTCAGTTCGATCTTGCCGATGCCGAGCGGCTGGTGTTCGATGCCCAGCTTCAGCTGGAACACGAAAATTACACACAGGCCGATTCCCTGGCCTATCGCGCAATGACGCAGGCTGCGATGGCTTTAGTCAAAACGCAATTCATCGATGTCGGGGACAATGCCGATGTCATCGTCGCCGAATTCCGCAGCCGTTTCTTCGATACCGGCCTGCTGGGAGACCGGTATGCCGGAAACAAATTTGCCGAATACCTGTTCCGGCGGCACGACTCGCCGCCGCAGGAGCACACGATCGATCAGGCGCACCGCATCATCGAAGAAGCGCAACTTTTCATCGAGGCAACCTACGCGTGTCATGACTCACTGGCGGAGCGAGGCGCGAGAGGTATGGTTGTCGCTCCTGTGCACTCAGGGAAGGCGGCTGGAAAGCTTTAA